From the genome of Mucispirillum schaedleri ASF457:
GTTGCAACAATGGCCTATGATGATTTTCACAAGCATGTATCAAATGTTTCTAATGAAGAAAACACTCTTTTAATTACAGGTAACAGGCAGGATATTCTGCAGGATGCATTTACAAAAAAATATCCTGCTGTTATTATTGTTGGACTTAATGAAGAAGCATGTAAACAGCTTGATTTTGGCAATTATAAAGGCTGGGTGTTTTATTCTCCATTTGATTCATCTCAAACTATACGCTGTGTAGAAATGGCTACCCCTATTGGTAAACTTTTAAATAAAGTAGAGCCATGTGCACCTTATGATTATATAGACAGTGTAGCAGAAGCAATCAGTAAATCAGCTACAAAAAGCCTGCCTGTTGTATCAGATGGTAAATTAATTGGTGTTATTACTGGCACAGATATTTTAAAACGCAAAAGAGCTAAACTTATTATGATGGACCATAATGAAGCTACTCAGGCGATAGACGGCATTGAAACAGCAGAACTTATGGAAATAGTAGACCACCACAGGCTTGGCACTATAAAAACAAGCAGTCCTGTTACATTTTATGCAAAACCTGTTGGCAGCACATGCACACTTGTTTATCAGCTTTTTAAAACATACAAAGTTGATATTCCTAGAAAATATGCACTTCTTCTGCTTGGTGGAATGCTCAGCGATACAGTTATTATGAAATCGCCAACAACAACACAGGATGATATTAATGCTATTAATGATTTAGCATCATTATGTGAAGTAGATGCAAAAGAATATGGTGTAGAGATATTCTCAGCAACAGATTCTCTTACTTCCCGCTCTGCAAAAGATATTATAGGCACAGATTTTAAAATATTTGAAGAATACGGCATTCGTTTTGGTATAAGTCAGGCAGAGACAGTAACATTAACTCAGCTTGGAGAAGTAAAAGACAAATTGAAAAATGAATTATCCAACATAAAGGAAAATAATAAACTTGACTGGATGATGCTGCTTGTTACAGACATTATTAAAGAAGAAAGTCAGCTTTTAACAACAGGCTTTGCTCCAGCTGAACAGATATTAGGCTATAAAAAATTAGAGGATAAACTGTTCTTTCTTCCGGGTGTCCTTTCAAGAAAAAAACAGCTTCTGCCAGAAGTATCAAGAATATTAGAAGAAATCAGCAAATAAATACTAGATAAAGGGAGCTTTTGCTCCCTTTTTTATGTGGAAGGACTTAGAGAATATTTATAAAGAGATATTCGCTGTAACTTATGGTGCTCCAATGGATGAGCTATTTACACGCTACATGTATTATAAAAGAGCTAAACAAAAAATTAGCAATACAACAGTTGAAGGATTACGCAAATTTTATGAAAAAAACAACTATGAACTATTATGCAGTGAAGATACTTTTAATGATTTAGAATTTTTAGCTGATTTTTGGTTAAAGATATACAGACAAGATGATTGTTTTTCTAAGAGAATATTACAAAAATTATTTGTTTTAAAATACTCCCCTAATAGTATGTGGACATATTTAGTTACAACTTATTTTTTTAAATATAAAAATAAAAATAATGAATTAGATGAGAAAGATTTTTGTTTCTTTTTAGATAAAATAATTGCATTTATTTTTGGTTATTCATTAATAAAACCAGGAATAAGTGCATTAAAAATTCCAGTATTTGCTGAATTAGTAAATATTATAAATAATAGTCAAATTGATTTTAAAAGACATAGAATTAATAAAGAATTAATTGCTCAAATGTTTGCTGACTATAATACATTTACTAATAATAGACCAATTACTAAATCAATGCTTGCATGGTGGGCATTTTATCAGAAAGAGCAAAAAATATTTGATTCAGATAAAAGTTTTCATATAGAGCATATTTATGCTAAAAAAAGGTATGATATAGATGGTGATTTACAGAATAAAAAGAATATTGAACTAATTGGTAATAAAATATTACTTGAAAATTATGTAAATATTAGAGCCGCAGATTATAGATTTAAAGAAAAAAAAATATATTATCAAGGGTATACTACTAATGATGGGGTACAAAAGGAAGGTACTGGAATTGAAGAATTTCAAATATTAATGACTAAAGAAGATTTTAATGAAAAAGATATTATTGATAGAACAGATGAAATTAGAGATTCTTTTATAAATTATTTAGAAAAAATGAATCTAATAGAAAGTTAATTTATATACATTATCTAATCTATGGGTAAATTTTTGAAAACTTTACCCATAGATTAAGTTTGGTGTGTAAAAATCAGCAGATTTTACCCATTACTTATGTATTAGATAATATATTAGCTAATGTTTCATTTATATAATATACATTATTGCCTAATTTATGTTTAGATAAAATATTATATTCACATAATTCGTTTAAATATTTAGCTGATGTTCTTCTAGTAATATTTAAATATTCTTCTATAAATGCAATTTTTGTATATGGCATATAAAAAAGAGCATTTATAAGTTCCTGAGAATAGTAATTGAGTTTTAATTCATCTCTTATTTTATGTTTTACTTCCATCATTGTTTTTGATATTTTCTCAACAATACTGATAGTATGGCATGAAGTTTCATAAACTGCATCAAGCATAAATAATATATATGGTTCATAATCATTTGTTTTTGTAACATAATCAATTTTACTGTAATATTCCTGCTTATTTTCTATAATATATTTACTTAAATATAAAACTGGACTGTCTAAAAGTTTTTTTAAAGTTAAGTATAGCACATTGATAATACGACCAGTTCTGCCATTACCGTCAAAAAAAGGATGAATTTTTTCAAACTGATAATGAATTATTGCCATTTTAATAAGATTATCAAGTTCTGGATATAAAGCATCATTATTAATAAAGTTTTCTAAGTCAGCAAATAATATTTCTATTTCCTGTTTTGTTTGTGGTGGTTCATAAATAACTTTACCTGTTGCAGCATTTAATATTTTAGTTCCACTTTGACTTCTAATTCCAGCATTATTTCTTTCAAGTATAGACTGAATTTCACATATTCCATTTATTGTTAAAAGCTCAGTATTTTTAATAATATCATAGCCACTGTATAGTGCTTCTACATAATTTTCTACTTCTTTTGCTGCAATATGTTGTGATTTATCAAAAATAAACTGTTTATAAAGTTCATCATGTGTTGTAATAATATTTTCAATAGCAGAGCTGTCTTTAGCTTCCTGTAAAAATATGAAGTTAATCAATATTTTTTCATTAGGAATTGTTTTCACAATACCTTTAAGCTCTGCAAGCTTTTTATTTGCAATATTAACTTTTTTTAATATGGATACTGTTTCCATATTATCTGTAATATTTATTTTATCCAAATGATACACCTTAATATAATTTTAATTATATATAAGCAATCAAAAAAATCAATAGATAATGGGTAAATTTTTTAAAATTTTTCTTAACTAACAGGACATATGTTACATTTTTAATAAAAAATAAATCTTAATTTAATATAAATCAAGCAATAATTTATTTTCAATAACAATCTCATATGGAGATTTAAAATTTAAGCATGTTTTAGCAGTATTATTATATCTATCTTCATGCTGTTTAAGAGCCTTAATTAATTCATCTTTGGAATAGAATTTATTATTTGCATATAAAATTTTTCCATCCTCTCTATGACTTCTTTCCACCTTTCCATTCTGCCAAGGTGAATAAGGTCTTATTCGTTTAATAGTATATCCTTTCTTTTCAGCTGTCTCTTCAAAATAGCTTTTCTTGTTTGTAACTTCCTTATCATTTACAAACTCATAGCCATTATCCACTTGAATTGTTTTTAGTGGAAAGCCAAATTTACTTTCCAGTTCGTCTAAAAACTTACCTGTTTCAAATGTGCTTTTTTCTTCTACTATTTCTAATATTCTCATTCTGCTGTATTCATCTATCGCTGTTATCTGATAATATTTTTTACCATAGCTGGAAAACATTATACATTCCTGTGGAACATATTTTATATCTATCTGAACCTTGTCGCCTATATACTGACCTGTTATTGGTTCATATCTTGTATAGCTCTTTTTTGACTTGTTTAATGACTTTAAGCCTTTCTTCCTTATCTGCATACACATACTGCCAAAACTACGATTATAACCAATTTCTAGAAGTCTGACATATACCTCCGCATTACCATACAAACCATGTTCGGCATATGTGTTAAATATTAAATCAAGCTCTTCTTTACTATGCTTATTTGGACTGGTTCTTGGTCTACGACTTTTAAAAGATAAACTCTGAACTGTTCCATCATATTTCTTTAAATGCCTGTATACAAACATACGGTTCACTTGATATTTGCGGGCTGCTTTCGTTGCTCCTTTTTTTAATGCATACTCACATAACCGTTGACGAAATCGCATTTCTTCTGTTATTATCACTTTATTCATTGTTATACCTCTTAGTTTAGTTTAGTTTTTTGCTTAATTTTATACTATATACTAAGAGGTATTTTGTTATACTTATTTTTGTAACATATGTCTTATACTCTTACATAATGGGTAAATTTTTTAAAATTTTACACATTGATTAAGTTTAGTGAGTAAAAAAAGCAAATTTTGACTTATCTAAAAATTTTATATTAAAGTCATTTTGAGCCTGATTTTAAAGGCTAAACATATTACATTAATATATTACATCAGCTATACTTATAATAATATCTGGTTAAAGAAATATAATCATTATAAAGTCTTGAAGATAATGCCCCAAAATATTTAAGTTGTAATCACTGCATAAGTATCTACTATGAATGAAAATGAATAATCTATATGATAAGTTATAGTTAAAATTGCAAACTTTTTAGAACACTGTCTTTTTAAATAACACATGCAAAATATATATAGTATATATTACAGTATGATACTTTTAAAGATGAAATGGCAGCTGATTTATTGAGAAATAGTAATGCAGTCATAAATTATAAGCATAGAAAAATATTTTAATAAAAAACAGCTATTGAAAAATTAAATTATTTATGACATAATGCAATAATTAAGATATTTTTAATATTATTACAGAATATTATAAAACAAAAAAATAGAAAATCAGGTAAAGCACCAAGAGCAGATACAGTGCAGAATGTATATATAAAGGCTTGTTGAATGCTGTTAATCAGCATTACATTAGCACTTGTTAAATAATTTCAAAATATATTATGAATATGGCTGCTTATTATAAAGCTGGCATATTTATATTAAAATAAAGAGGTTGTTTTATGGATGTGAAAAAAAGAATAGTAATATCTCTATCATTAATTATTGCAATATGTGTTGTTTTATTATCATTAATCAATTATTTCTTAATGAAGAGAGATACTTTGTATTTGCTAGAACACTCTCAAAATGCAACAGTAAAAAATGGCATAATCATTCTTGAAAACTTTGCCAATGAAAAAATAGGGATAATAAAAGGTCTTTCCGAAATTATAAAAACAATGCCTGAAAACGATATTGATAAAATGACAGAATATTTGTATGCTGCAAAACAACAGGGTGATTTTGGGCTTGTATTTACAGGAAATACAAATGGCAGAATGATTCGCTCTAACGGCAAACATGCTACTCCTGATACAGGATATGATCCTAGAACAAAAGACTGGTATATTGATGCTGAAACAAATATGAAATCTGGAGCAACAGCACCTTATGTTACAGCAACAGGCGGGAAGAATGCCATAGCATTTTATAACCCTATATTAGAAAACGGCTTTAAAGGCTCTGTAGCAGGATTTGTTACTCTGGATTATATTCAAAATGCCATATTAAGTATAGAAGTTGAAAAAGGCGGAAGAGTATGGGTATTTGACGAAAAAGACAGAGTTGTAATCCATGATATAGAAAATCTTATTATGAAAGAAAATGCAAGTGCAAAATTTATTAATAACAAAATAAAAAGCAATAATAACAGCGAAAACTTAATTAAATATGTAAATACAAGAAATGAAAAATTTGTAGCTTCATGTGCAGTTTCTCCTACTTTAAGATGGACTTTATGTGTATCTTTGCCTGAAAATATATACTATGAACCTGTAAACAGACAGTTAAAAATTTCCATAATTTTAGGGATAACTTTTATTTTGATAGGCGTTATACTTATGTATCTTCTTGTTACAATTACTCTTAAACCTTTAACACATATAAAAAATGGACTGGAAAACTTTTTTCTTTTTCTTAATTTTGAAAAAAATCATGTAGATAAAATACAAGTAAAAAATAATAAAGATGAATTTGGTATTATGGCATATCTTATTAATCACGAAGTTGAGCTTATTGTAGAGAACAATAATAAAAACAATGAAATGGTTAAAGAAGCTATTACTATATTTAATGAAATTAAACAAGGTTTTCTTGATAAAACTATTCAAATACAGCCTTCCAACCCTCTTTTAAAGGAATTTGTAAGCCTTGTTAATGAAACGATATTATCTTTAAAAGGTAAAATAGGTGCAGATATTAATCATATTGATAATGTTATACAAACTTTTGCACAAGTTGATTTTACACCTAGATTTAATCCTGCACAGTCCAATTTAGAAGTAGCTTTAAATAAAGTTGCTGATGAAGTTTCAGAAATGTTACGGGATAATGTTAATGTAGCAAACACATTAGAAGAGAAAGCAGAATTATTAAAAGATAATATGAATAAATTAACAATTGGCTCTAATGCTCAATATAATTCACTATCTGCAAGTGTTTCTGCAATGGAAGAGATAGATGAAGCTATGGCAGAAATTAATGATAAAGCACAAAATATGATACAGCAGAGCGATGCGATAAAAAATGTAATAACTATTATCCATGATATAGCAGACCAAACTAATTTACTTGCATTAAATGCTTCTATTGAGGCAGCAAGAGCAGGAGAGCAGGGAAGAGGGTTTGCAGTTGTTGCAGATGAAGTGCGAAAGCTTGCAGAAAAAACATCTCAGTCATTATCTGAAATAGAAAAAAATACAAATTCACTTATTTTATCTGTAAATGAAATGTGCAGCAGTATTACAGAGCAGGTTTCTAGTATAGACTCAGTAAGTAGTACTTTCAGTGAATTAAATGAACTGACAAAAACAAATGCAGACATTGCTAATCAAACAGACGAAATAGCGAATACTGTTCATACTAATGCAAAAACTATTTTTGAAGTTGTTTCAAAAGGAAAATTTCAATAACAATAATCAATGGGTAAATTTTTTAAAAATTTTACCCATTGATTAAGTTTAGTGGGTAAGAAACAGCATATTTGGAATTAGCCAAAATTTTGTATATCAGTCATTTTAAGTCTGATTTTTAAAGGCGAAAAATCTAAATTATATATATTTAAAGCAGCATATAATATATTTAAAATATCCAGCATCTTAGTTGCTTCGCTTTTTAGGCTCAGCATGACAGAGGTGGGGTGGAAGCAGGCTAAGTATGAATTTATGGATTTTAAATTCTTTTGCAATATTCATTATGAGTAAAGCTATAATTTAAACTTAACTTGCCCTTTAATAGATTTTCACATCAAAAATTCTTAATTACTTTTGCAGTTTTTTAAGACCTTCCCTTATGCGTGATGAGTTGCATTTTCCATGGTCATTATCTGTATGACTGCATGGCTCTGGGTGGATTGTAATATCTGCACCTGAAATTTCTTTTGATATGGCATTTTCTATTACATCTGTGATTTGATGCACTTCATCAAGAGTTAGTTTTCTGCATAATGTTAAGTGCATATCTATAAAAATTTCATTGCCTGCACTTCTTGTGCGGAGTCTGTGAAAATCAAGATGATAGCTGCCAAAGCTGTCTAATACTTTTAACAGTTTATTATATGCTTCTTCTTCAATACGAGAATCAAGCAGCTGTTTTGAAACCTGAACACTTAATTTAATAGCTGAAAAAATAATATATATTGCAACCAAAGCTGCAACAATAGAGTCTATTACTGTCCAGCCTGTAAGTTTGATAATAAAGAGAGCTGCTAAAATGCCAATATTTGTGTATAAATCTATGGAATAGTGCATTGCATCAGCTTCTAAAACTGATGATTTTTCTTTTTTTGCCACATATCTTAAATAAATTGTTAAAAATATAGTTGCTGCAATAGATATACCCATTACAACAAAACCTGCACTTGATACTTCAGGGTGTTTATTGTGTATAAACTTATCCCATGCAGAAAGCAGAATAAAAAGTCCTGATACAAAAATTATTATTGACTGAATAAAAGTTGCCATAGCTTCATATTTGCCATGACCATACTGGTGCCCTGTATCTGCAGGCTCTTCCGCTTTTTTTATAGCAATAAAGTTAAAAAATGATGCAGCAATATCTAAAATAGAATCTACTGCAGAAGAAAGAATAGATAATGAACCAGTCAAAAAACCAACTGCTGCTTTTGACACTGCAAGACAAAATGCTACACTCATAGCTAC
Proteins encoded in this window:
- a CDS encoding putative manganese-dependent inorganic diphosphatase: MNKVFICGHKNPDTDSVASAACYAYLKSQINKEYEFVPIRCGTVNDQTKFIFQKAEAALPAYMKDIYPKVIDSMTTNVVTAEENDPLSKFLRILREKNLRFIPVINKENVYEGMLGVNDVTELFLRDDRAAKPVFSLRADSLRRSLRGTVLNVGELEEFSASVVVATMAYDDFHKHVSNVSNEENTLLITGNRQDILQDAFTKKYPAVIIVGLNEEACKQLDFGNYKGWVFYSPFDSSQTIRCVEMATPIGKLLNKVEPCAPYDYIDSVAEAISKSATKSLPVVSDGKLIGVITGTDILKRKRAKLIMMDHNEATQAIDGIETAELMEIVDHHRLGTIKTSSPVTFYAKPVGSTCTLVYQLFKTYKVDIPRKYALLLLGGMLSDTVIMKSPTTTQDDINAINDLASLCEVDAKEYGVEIFSATDSLTSRSAKDIIGTDFKIFEEYGIRFGISQAETVTLTQLGEVKDKLKNELSNIKENNKLDWMMLLVTDIIKEESQLLTTGFAPAEQILGYKKLEDKLFFLPGVLSRKKQLLPEVSRILEEISK
- a CDS encoding GmrSD restriction endonuclease domain-containing protein → MDELFTRYMYYKRAKQKISNTTVEGLRKFYEKNNYELLCSEDTFNDLEFLADFWLKIYRQDDCFSKRILQKLFVLKYSPNSMWTYLVTTYFFKYKNKNNELDEKDFCFFLDKIIAFIFGYSLIKPGISALKIPVFAELVNIINNSQIDFKRHRINKELIAQMFADYNTFTNNRPITKSMLAWWAFYQKEQKIFDSDKSFHIEHIYAKKRYDIDGDLQNKKNIELIGNKILLENYVNIRAADYRFKEKKIYYQGYTTNDGVQKEGTGIEEFQILMTKEDFNEKDIIDRTDEIRDSFINYLEKMNLIES
- a CDS encoding Fic family protein, yielding MYHLDKINITDNMETVSILKKVNIANKKLAELKGIVKTIPNEKILINFIFLQEAKDSSAIENIITTHDELYKQFIFDKSQHIAAKEVENYVEALYSGYDIIKNTELLTINGICEIQSILERNNAGIRSQSGTKILNAATGKVIYEPPQTKQEIEILFADLENFINNDALYPELDNLIKMAIIHYQFEKIHPFFDGNGRTGRIINVLYLTLKKLLDSPVLYLSKYIIENKQEYYSKIDYVTKTNDYEPYILFMLDAVYETSCHTISIVEKISKTMMEVKHKIRDELKLNYYSQELINALFYMPYTKIAFIEEYLNITRRTSAKYLNELCEYNILSKHKLGNNVYYINETLANILSNT
- a CDS encoding DDE-type integrase/transposase/recombinase; translation: MNKVIITEEMRFRQRLCEYALKKGATKAARKYQVNRMFVYRHLKKYDGTVQSLSFKSRRPRTSPNKHSKEELDLIFNTYAEHGLYGNAEVYVRLLEIGYNRSFGSMCMQIRKKGLKSLNKSKKSYTRYEPITGQYIGDKVQIDIKYVPQECIMFSSYGKKYYQITAIDEYSRMRILEIVEEKSTFETGKFLDELESKFGFPLKTIQVDNGYEFVNDKEVTNKKSYFEETAEKKGYTIKRIRPYSPWQNGKVERSHREDGKILYANNKFYSKDELIKALKQHEDRYNNTAKTCLNFKSPYEIVIENKLLLDLY
- a CDS encoding methyl-accepting chemotaxis protein; this encodes MDVKKRIVISLSLIIAICVVLLSLINYFLMKRDTLYLLEHSQNATVKNGIIILENFANEKIGIIKGLSEIIKTMPENDIDKMTEYLYAAKQQGDFGLVFTGNTNGRMIRSNGKHATPDTGYDPRTKDWYIDAETNMKSGATAPYVTATGGKNAIAFYNPILENGFKGSVAGFVTLDYIQNAILSIEVEKGGRVWVFDEKDRVVIHDIENLIMKENASAKFINNKIKSNNNSENLIKYVNTRNEKFVASCAVSPTLRWTLCVSLPENIYYEPVNRQLKISIILGITFILIGVILMYLLVTITLKPLTHIKNGLENFFLFLNFEKNHVDKIQVKNNKDEFGIMAYLINHEVELIVENNNKNNEMVKEAITIFNEIKQGFLDKTIQIQPSNPLLKEFVSLVNETILSLKGKIGADINHIDNVIQTFAQVDFTPRFNPAQSNLEVALNKVADEVSEMLRDNVNVANTLEEKAELLKDNMNKLTIGSNAQYNSLSASVSAMEEIDEAMAEINDKAQNMIQQSDAIKNVITIIHDIADQTNLLALNASIEAARAGEQGRGFAVVADEVRKLAEKTSQSLSEIEKNTNSLILSVNEMCSSITEQVSSIDSVSSTFSELNELTKTNADIANQTDEIANTVHTNAKTIFEVVSKGKFQ
- a CDS encoding cation diffusion facilitator family transporter; protein product: MAETFKGNKTKAAKVAMSVAFCLAVSKAAVGFLTGSLSILSSAVDSILDIAASFFNFIAIKKAEEPADTGHQYGHGKYEAMATFIQSIIIFVSGLFILLSAWDKFIHNKHPEVSSAGFVVMGISIAATIFLTIYLRYVAKKEKSSVLEADAMHYSIDLYTNIGILAALFIIKLTGWTVIDSIVAALVAIYIIFSAIKLSVQVSKQLLDSRIEEEAYNKLLKVLDSFGSYHLDFHRLRTRSAGNEIFIDMHLTLCRKLTLDEVHQITDVIENAISKEISGADITIHPEPCSHTDNDHGKCNSSRIREGLKKLQK